The Haloarchaeobius amylolyticus genome window below encodes:
- a CDS encoding universal stress protein, with product MRIVFATDRSEANEAAIRSRTCLECLDNIGVDEVHLVTVVPDNVSSGLPGMDVATDARKALRGQRQFFEDAGFTVETHVARGTPHRRINGFADRLLADMIVVGSRGQSPLQNRLIGSTARNVARTAVKPLLVERIAREDGDHEVVKEHLFQHVLYPTDFSENAETAFEFIPRLTGATQRVDLLHVRRPNQPDEEGTEAEARERLESMAAELADRMGVETGVTVRTGNTVEEILAEEERVGATVTVMGSRGQSRLRRLLLGSTSESIVAQGNNNVLLVPPESATGR from the coding sequence ATGCGCATCGTATTCGCGACAGACCGTTCGGAGGCGAACGAGGCGGCCATCAGGTCGAGGACGTGCCTGGAGTGCCTGGACAACATCGGGGTCGACGAGGTCCACCTCGTGACCGTGGTGCCGGACAACGTGTCCAGCGGCCTGCCCGGGATGGACGTGGCGACCGACGCCCGGAAGGCACTCAGGGGACAGCGGCAGTTCTTCGAGGACGCCGGGTTCACGGTGGAGACCCACGTCGCCCGCGGGACGCCACATCGGCGCATCAACGGCTTCGCCGACCGGTTGCTGGCCGACATGATCGTGGTCGGCTCGCGCGGCCAGAGCCCGCTCCAGAACCGGCTCATCGGGAGCACCGCCCGGAACGTGGCCCGGACCGCGGTGAAGCCGCTCCTCGTCGAGCGCATCGCCCGCGAGGACGGCGACCACGAGGTCGTCAAGGAGCACCTGTTCCAGCACGTGCTCTACCCGACCGACTTCTCCGAGAACGCCGAGACCGCCTTCGAGTTCATCCCGCGGCTGACCGGCGCGACCCAGCGCGTCGACCTGCTCCACGTCCGGCGGCCGAACCAGCCCGACGAGGAGGGCACCGAGGCCGAGGCACGGGAGAGGCTCGAATCGATGGCGGCCGAACTCGCGGACCGGATGGGCGTCGAGACCGGCGTCACCGTCCGGACCGGCAACACCGTCGAGGAGATTCTGGCCGAGGAAGAGCGCGTCGGCGCCACCGTGACCGTCATGGGGTCCCGGGGACAGAGCCGGCTCCGGCGACTCCTGCTCGGGAGCACGTCCGAGTCCATCGTCGCCCAGGGCAACAACAACGTGTTGCTGGTCCCGCCGGAGTCGGCGACGGGTCGCTGA
- a CDS encoding phosphatase PAP2 family protein: MVRLVDASEAIRAAFPAEYADVYAGVTSLGDPAVLTLLLAVVYWTYRREATAQLVGYAFVAFSLTVLTKGFFAMPRPPEAVWLVETDGYGFPSGHAMAGAVVYGGMALEFGWLASRARAAAAAAVGLAVGFSRVVLGVHYLGDVLVGLALGVLVLLAGRTLWRDRPVVGYAVAAVLAVPALLVTGGSEMALTLFGSCLGGVLGCQALLEEGPPASRAETATLAVVGIVAIVGIRALAPVFDSVSVGIVLHDALLVAVILALPAAVRTVRAAIPVLPDPATTRK; this comes from the coding sequence ATGGTTCGACTGGTCGACGCCAGCGAGGCGATACGGGCGGCCTTCCCCGCCGAGTACGCGGACGTGTACGCCGGTGTGACCTCGCTCGGCGACCCTGCCGTGTTGACGCTCCTGCTGGCGGTGGTGTACTGGACCTACCGCCGGGAGGCGACCGCACAGCTGGTCGGGTACGCCTTCGTCGCGTTCTCGCTGACGGTGCTCACGAAGGGCTTCTTCGCGATGCCACGGCCGCCGGAGGCGGTCTGGCTCGTCGAGACCGACGGGTACGGCTTCCCCAGTGGACACGCCATGGCCGGCGCGGTCGTCTACGGCGGCATGGCCCTCGAGTTCGGCTGGCTGGCGTCGCGGGCCCGGGCGGCGGCCGCCGCGGCCGTCGGCCTCGCGGTCGGGTTCTCCCGGGTCGTCCTCGGCGTCCACTACCTCGGCGACGTGCTGGTCGGGCTCGCACTCGGGGTCCTCGTGCTCCTCGCGGGGCGCACGCTCTGGCGTGACCGTCCCGTCGTCGGCTACGCCGTCGCGGCCGTGCTGGCCGTCCCGGCCCTGCTGGTCACCGGTGGGAGCGAGATGGCCCTCACGCTGTTCGGGTCCTGTCTGGGTGGCGTGCTCGGCTGTCAGGCGCTCCTCGAGGAGGGCCCCCCGGCGTCGCGGGCCGAGACGGCCACGCTCGCGGTCGTCGGCATCGTCGCGATTGTCGGAATCCGTGCCCTCGCGCCCGTGTTCGACTCCGTCTCGGTCGGTATCGTCCTCCACGACGCCCTGCTGGTGGCCGTGATACTCGCGCTGCCGGCGGCTGTCCGGACCGTCAGGGCCGCCATCCCGGTCCTGCCGGACCCCGCGACCACGAGAAAGTGA
- a CDS encoding M20/M25/M40 family metallo-hydrolase, with protein sequence MNDSQWDFLTELLETPSPSGYETRGQRVWVDYVEAFADEVRTDDYGNAIATYEGSDDGPTIALTGHADEIGFIVNRIDDDGFLHLGSIGGSDRTVTKGQHVTVHTADGPVSGVIAQTAIHLRDADEDKLDDISEQAVDIGAADREEATEVVEVGDPITFSSTVEELMGTRVAARGMDNRVGTWTAAEGLRLAAEAEVDATVVAVSTVQEELGTRGAKMVGFQLDLDAVLVVDVTHVSDYPGGRPDKAGDIELGAGPVVGRGSANHPVVTQAVRKAAADADIDVQLQAAGMGTGTDAREFFVARGGVPTVNISVPNRYMHTPVEVIDTDDLEEVAELLAAFTEQASRYDTFAVDV encoded by the coding sequence ATGAACGATTCGCAGTGGGACTTCCTCACGGAACTGCTGGAGACGCCGAGTCCGTCGGGCTACGAGACCCGCGGCCAGCGCGTCTGGGTGGACTACGTCGAGGCGTTCGCCGACGAGGTCCGGACCGACGACTACGGGAACGCCATCGCGACCTACGAGGGGAGCGACGACGGGCCGACCATCGCGCTGACCGGCCACGCCGACGAGATCGGCTTCATCGTCAACCGTATCGACGACGACGGGTTCCTCCACCTCGGGAGCATCGGCGGGTCGGACCGCACCGTCACGAAGGGCCAGCACGTCACGGTCCACACCGCCGACGGCCCCGTCTCGGGCGTCATCGCCCAGACGGCCATCCACCTCCGCGACGCCGACGAGGACAAGCTCGACGACATCTCCGAACAGGCAGTCGACATCGGCGCGGCCGACAGGGAGGAGGCCACCGAGGTCGTCGAGGTCGGCGACCCCATCACGTTCTCCAGCACGGTCGAGGAACTCATGGGCACCCGCGTCGCGGCCCGCGGCATGGACAACCGGGTCGGCACGTGGACCGCCGCAGAGGGCCTGCGGCTGGCCGCCGAGGCCGAGGTCGACGCGACCGTCGTCGCGGTCTCGACCGTCCAGGAGGAGCTGGGCACGCGCGGCGCGAAGATGGTCGGCTTCCAGCTCGACCTCGACGCGGTCCTCGTGGTCGACGTGACCCACGTCTCGGACTACCCCGGTGGCCGCCCGGACAAGGCGGGCGACATCGAACTCGGCGCCGGCCCGGTCGTCGGCCGCGGTAGCGCGAACCACCCCGTGGTCACGCAGGCGGTGCGGAAGGCGGCCGCGGACGCCGACATCGACGTGCAGCTGCAGGCCGCCGGGATGGGGACCGGGACCGACGCCCGCGAGTTCTTCGTCGCCCGCGGCGGCGTCCCGACGGTCAACATCAGCGTCCCGAACCGCTACATGCACACGCCGGTCGAGGTCATCGACACCGACGACCTGGAGGAGGTCGCCGAGTTGCTGGCCGCCTTCACCGAGCAGGCGAGCCGGTACGACACGTTCGCGGTCGACGTCTGA
- a CDS encoding GNAT family N-acetyltransferase, producing the protein MPGATFLSGDVVDLCNVEEEDLEFVTEGVNDPDVRVPLGIAQPRNQKQHEEWFEEEVSSDDDLTLLIVARETGEPAGLIRSNWMNERHGHAILSCWLAADAQSQGYGTDATRTLVDYLFEERRMQTVRAEAYAFNEKSNALLESIGMRHVGTLPNWAFVGGEHHDSNVYAVTREQWWDDQ; encoded by the coding sequence ATGCCCGGAGCCACATTCCTGTCCGGCGACGTTGTCGACCTCTGTAACGTCGAGGAGGAGGACCTCGAGTTCGTCACGGAGGGCGTCAACGACCCCGACGTCCGCGTCCCACTCGGTATCGCCCAGCCACGCAACCAGAAGCAACACGAGGAGTGGTTCGAGGAGGAGGTCTCCTCCGACGACGACCTCACCCTGCTCATCGTCGCCCGGGAGACTGGCGAGCCCGCCGGCCTCATCCGGTCGAACTGGATGAACGAGCGCCACGGCCACGCCATCCTCTCGTGCTGGCTCGCGGCCGACGCCCAGAGCCAGGGCTACGGCACCGACGCGACGCGCACCCTCGTCGACTACCTGTTCGAGGAGCGCCGCATGCAGACGGTCCGGGCGGAGGCCTACGCGTTCAACGAGAAGTCCAACGCGCTGCTGGAGTCCATCGGCATGCGCCACGTCGGCACGCTCCCGAACTGGGCGTTCGTCGGCGGCGAACACCACGACTCGAACGTCTACGCGGTGACGAGAGAGCAGTGGTGGGACGACCAGTAG
- a CDS encoding nuclear transport factor 2 family protein, with protein MSAEDTVRDYYEALRRGEPLYPYFLEDEATWKAAISTQYSGYDAVAEALRRQTKTTDEWTVESHDLSVTERDDYAVFHDEVRMAWTDTETGQRWGFDSRWSGTLECIDEADQEWQFVSMHVSAPHDL; from the coding sequence ATGAGCGCCGAGGACACGGTCCGGGACTACTACGAGGCCCTCCGGCGGGGAGAACCGCTCTACCCCTACTTCCTGGAGGACGAGGCGACCTGGAAGGCCGCCATCAGCACCCAGTACAGCGGCTACGACGCGGTCGCCGAGGCCCTGCGCAGGCAGACGAAGACGACCGACGAGTGGACCGTCGAGAGCCACGACCTCTCGGTCACCGAACGCGACGACTACGCCGTCTTCCACGACGAGGTCCGCATGGCCTGGACCGACACCGAGACGGGCCAGCGCTGGGGCTTCGACTCGCGCTGGAGCGGCACCCTCGAGTGCATCGACGAGGCCGACCAGGAGTGGCAGTTCGTGAGCATGCACGTCTCCGCCCCGCACGACCTCTGA
- a CDS encoding SDR family oxidoreductase translates to MASNRVAAGAGVGDVDLQGKTVLVTGSTGGIGRETALALGSLGARVLVHGRDREAGAAVVEALHEAGAEAEFIRADFASLPDVRDLAEDVKTTTGRLDVLVNNAGGYFREPRLTEAGVEYTFAVNHLAPFLLTNLLIPTLRAAPAGRVVTVSSEAHRSGTLDLDAVESVERYAPFSAYARSKLANVMFTFELARRLDAVTANCLHPGVIPASGFMRNLPLPIRAPAQFVGSVLTSVPFSPVSSVREGAETPVYLAASPEVADVTGRYFDDCQPRRAAAAARDEGAQRRLWEYSAEVTGLQDIEEV, encoded by the coding sequence ATGGCTTCGAACCGGGTGGCCGCAGGCGCCGGCGTCGGGGACGTCGACCTGCAGGGGAAGACGGTGCTGGTGACCGGGTCGACGGGGGGTATCGGGCGAGAGACCGCACTCGCGCTCGGGAGCCTCGGCGCCAGGGTCCTCGTCCACGGCCGGGACCGGGAGGCGGGGGCCGCGGTGGTCGAGGCGTTACACGAGGCCGGTGCAGAGGCCGAGTTCATCCGTGCCGACTTCGCCAGCCTCCCCGACGTGCGCGACCTCGCCGAAGACGTGAAGACCACGACCGGGCGGCTCGACGTGCTGGTCAACAACGCCGGCGGCTACTTCCGCGAGCCGCGGCTCACCGAGGCCGGCGTCGAGTACACCTTCGCGGTGAACCACCTCGCGCCGTTCCTGCTCACGAACCTCCTGATTCCGACCCTCCGGGCGGCCCCGGCGGGGCGCGTCGTGACGGTCTCCTCGGAGGCGCACCGGTCGGGGACGCTCGACCTCGACGCGGTCGAGTCGGTCGAGCGCTACGCGCCCTTCTCGGCGTACGCCCGGTCGAAACTGGCGAACGTCATGTTCACGTTCGAACTCGCCCGCCGACTGGACGCGGTGACCGCGAACTGCCTCCATCCGGGGGTGATTCCGGCCTCTGGGTTCATGCGCAACCTCCCCCTGCCCATCCGGGCGCCGGCGCAGTTCGTCGGGTCGGTGCTGACCTCGGTCCCGTTCTCGCCGGTGTCGTCGGTCCGCGAGGGGGCCGAGACGCCGGTCTACCTCGCGGCCTCCCCCGAGGTCGCCGACGTGACCGGCCGGTACTTCGACGACTGCCAGCCACGACGGGCCGCCGCCGCGGCCAGGGACGAGGGCGCCCAGCGTCGGCTCTGGGAGTACAGCGCCGAGGTCACCGGGCTGCAGGACATCGAGGAGGTCTGA
- a CDS encoding AAA domain-containing protein, with protein MTLRGVVTDVGEERTVNTSYGTSDLVEVGLDRHEAEPTTVTLWGRWTETAEVLEPGMELLVTEPEQDEYRGEIQYSTTGDSYVVVEPDFLVNVTDIRQWVQCPRLYYLNKLSPVPLAYPVTKGTIVHQVFGDLLRGRDLDESVEDRVRGNALELGLLGKSAEDVEREVEQNARAIEGWLAQGRLSDEDEWRSEQLLISETFGIKGRADAIRRGQPVELKTGKNLKSDPRFPDKIQAAAYALLLQERGVPVDTGTLLYTKNEALDRDEFTGDFSPAKDFSIGGGLLKFVVRARNELAALEHGVEVPTGYEADADCERCFESDTCMVVSGRLDQTSKAGQIGRAIPEDERDYFDRMYRAIEAERRESHRSFAKLYKQSAAERADEDRALVDLEPAGKRELPAGRWELRAERTTSAVSKIREADYVLASDGDPIRGHAELARVEKLGDEEILLTADEPVDVHRLDTYPSEMGISRMLTAVHDALLKGDERRKDVLFGRQEPEFETTDEVFIDNNEAQDEAVRKAVTARDCALIHGPPGTGKTYTIARAIRAMVDRGERVLLSAFTNRAVDNALEALRDQGMEDICRVGTESGVREDMLDLRLDQTGDPDECVAELESASVVAATTATCGGTVMREQDFDVALVDEAGQLTEPGTLAAVNLASRFVLVGDHQQLPPVVRADDEFLHRSLFERLVTEYPDAGILLDRQYRMSQRIQAFSSREFYDGQLRPATGEVAGRSLADLSGVSVDALPGHLRDGVVMVDTPGDGNRHTDAVEAATVREVVDAYLDAGLEPDDVGVIAPFRAQVAEIGKQVPAGIAVDTVDRFQGSAKEVIVVSFVASGDLESPIFEDYRRMNVALTRAKRALVLVGDTETLATDDVYARMVDWADR; from the coding sequence GTGACTCTGCGAGGTGTCGTCACGGACGTGGGGGAGGAGCGGACTGTCAACACGAGTTACGGGACCTCCGACCTCGTGGAGGTCGGGCTCGACCGGCACGAGGCCGAACCCACGACCGTCACGCTCTGGGGCCGGTGGACCGAGACCGCCGAGGTCCTCGAACCCGGGATGGAACTGCTCGTCACCGAGCCCGAGCAGGACGAGTACCGCGGCGAAATCCAGTACTCCACCACCGGCGACTCCTACGTCGTCGTCGAACCGGACTTCCTCGTCAACGTGACCGACATCCGCCAGTGGGTGCAGTGCCCGCGGCTGTACTACCTGAACAAGCTCTCGCCGGTCCCGCTGGCGTACCCGGTGACGAAGGGGACCATCGTCCACCAGGTGTTCGGCGACCTGCTCCGCGGGCGCGACCTCGACGAGTCCGTCGAGGACCGGGTCCGCGGGAACGCGCTCGAACTCGGGCTGCTCGGGAAGTCGGCCGAGGACGTCGAACGCGAGGTCGAACAGAACGCCCGCGCCATCGAGGGCTGGCTGGCCCAGGGGCGGCTGAGCGACGAGGACGAGTGGCGCTCCGAGCAGTTGCTCATCTCCGAGACGTTCGGCATCAAGGGGCGGGCCGACGCCATCCGGCGGGGGCAGCCGGTCGAGTTGAAGACCGGGAAGAACCTCAAGTCAGACCCGCGGTTCCCCGACAAGATCCAGGCCGCGGCCTACGCCCTGCTGTTGCAGGAACGCGGCGTCCCGGTCGACACGGGGACGCTGCTCTACACGAAGAACGAAGCGCTCGACCGCGACGAGTTCACGGGCGACTTCTCCCCGGCGAAGGACTTCTCCATCGGCGGTGGCCTGCTCAAGTTCGTGGTCCGGGCCCGCAACGAACTCGCGGCACTGGAGCACGGCGTCGAGGTTCCCACGGGGTACGAGGCCGACGCTGACTGCGAGCGCTGCTTCGAGAGCGACACCTGCATGGTCGTCTCGGGGCGGCTGGACCAGACCTCGAAGGCCGGGCAGATCGGCCGCGCCATCCCCGAGGACGAGCGTGACTACTTCGACCGGATGTACCGGGCCATCGAGGCCGAGCGCCGCGAGTCCCACCGCTCCTTCGCCAAACTGTACAAGCAGAGCGCGGCGGAACGCGCCGACGAGGACCGGGCGCTGGTCGACCTCGAACCGGCCGGGAAGCGCGAACTCCCCGCCGGCCGGTGGGAACTCCGGGCGGAGCGCACCACCTCGGCCGTCTCGAAGATTCGCGAGGCCGACTACGTCCTCGCCAGCGACGGCGACCCCATCCGGGGCCACGCCGAACTCGCCAGAGTCGAGAAGTTGGGCGACGAGGAGATACTGCTCACGGCCGACGAGCCGGTCGACGTCCACCGGCTCGACACCTACCCCTCCGAGATGGGCATCAGCCGGATGTTGACGGCGGTCCACGACGCGCTGCTGAAGGGAGACGAACGCCGGAAGGACGTGCTGTTCGGCCGCCAGGAGCCGGAGTTCGAGACCACCGACGAGGTGTTCATCGACAACAACGAGGCGCAGGACGAGGCGGTCCGGAAGGCCGTCACGGCCCGCGACTGCGCCCTCATCCACGGCCCGCCGGGCACCGGGAAGACCTACACCATCGCGCGAGCCATCCGGGCGATGGTCGACCGGGGGGAGCGCGTCCTGCTCTCGGCGTTCACCAACCGGGCGGTCGACAACGCGCTCGAAGCACTGCGCGACCAGGGGATGGAGGACATCTGTCGCGTAGGCACCGAGTCCGGCGTCCGCGAGGACATGCTGGACCTCCGGCTCGACCAGACCGGCGACCCCGACGAGTGCGTGGCGGAACTCGAATCGGCGTCGGTGGTCGCCGCGACGACCGCCACCTGCGGCGGCACGGTCATGCGCGAGCAGGACTTCGACGTGGCGCTGGTCGACGAGGCCGGCCAGCTCACCGAACCCGGGACCCTCGCGGCGGTGAACCTCGCGTCGCGGTTCGTCCTCGTCGGCGACCACCAGCAGCTCCCGCCCGTCGTGCGGGCAGACGACGAGTTCCTGCACCGGTCGCTGTTCGAGCGCCTCGTCACGGAGTATCCCGACGCTGGCATCCTGCTCGACCGCCAGTACCGCATGTCCCAGCGCATCCAGGCGTTCTCCTCGCGGGAGTTCTACGACGGCCAGTTGCGCCCGGCCACGGGCGAGGTGGCGGGTCGCTCGCTCGCCGACCTGTCCGGGGTGTCGGTCGACGCGCTCCCCGGGCACCTCCGAGACGGCGTCGTCATGGTCGACACGCCGGGCGACGGGAACCGCCACACCGACGCGGTCGAGGCCGCGACGGTCCGGGAGGTCGTCGACGCGTACCTCGACGCCGGCCTGGAACCAGACGACGTGGGCGTCATCGCCCCGTTCCGGGCACAGGTCGCCGAGATCGGCAAGCAGGTGCCAGCGGGAATCGCGGTCGACACGGTCGACCGGTTCCAGGGCTCCGCGAAGGAGGTCATCGTCGTCTCGTTCGTCGCCTCCGGGGACCTCGAGAGCCCCATCTTCGAGGACTATCGCCGGATGAACGTCGCGCTGACCCGGGCGAAGCGGGCGCTGGTCCTCGTCGGCGACACCGAGACGCTCGCGACCGACGACGTGTACGCCCGGATGGTCGACTGGGCCGACCGCTGA
- a CDS encoding LSM domain-containing protein: protein MSESSGRPLDVLEAAVGEDVTVKLKDGESYEGELTGYDQHMNLVLEQDDNTTIIRGDNVVSISP from the coding sequence ATGAGCGAATCGAGTGGCCGACCGCTCGACGTACTCGAGGCGGCAGTCGGCGAGGACGTCACGGTCAAACTCAAGGACGGCGAGTCGTACGAGGGCGAACTCACTGGCTACGACCAGCACATGAACCTCGTGCTCGAACAGGACGACAACACAACCATTATACGCGGCGATAACGTCGTCTCGATAAGCCCATGA
- the purF gene encoding amidophosphoribosyltransferase has product MTQGPGEVAQMEGPTEKCGVVGVSLADRDAARPLYYSLYALQHRGQESAGIVTHDGFQQHDHVAMGLVGDAFDEADIDALNGESGIGHVRYPTAGSVDKSCAQPFTVSFKSGSLALSHNGNLVNADEIRDELAGLGHAFTSDGDTEVIAHDLARNLLEADLVRAVKRTMSRIHGSYSLTIMHDETVLGVRDPEGNRPLCIGKLEDGYVLASESAAIDTLDGELVRDVKPGELVVLHEDGTGFDSYQLVNQENTAHCFFEHVYFARPDSVIDDHLVYEVRRELGRKLWEESGIETDVVMPVPDSGRAFASGYAEAAQDDGAETDFAEGLMKNRYVGRTFIMPTQDERERAVRLKLNPIKSTVEGKTVTIIDDSIVRGTTSNQLVSLLKDFGAEEVHMRIGAPAIVAPCYMGIDMATREELIASGQSTDDICAEIDADSLAYLSIDAVASALDSSRSDLCLGCVTGEYPYDIEGETTDRDVERPVIGGADLAADD; this is encoded by the coding sequence ATGACACAGGGGCCGGGTGAAGTCGCCCAGATGGAAGGTCCGACAGAGAAGTGCGGCGTGGTGGGGGTCTCCCTCGCCGACCGCGACGCCGCGCGTCCGCTGTACTACTCGCTGTACGCCCTCCAGCACCGCGGGCAGGAGTCGGCCGGCATCGTCACCCACGACGGCTTCCAGCAGCACGACCACGTCGCCATGGGACTCGTCGGCGACGCGTTCGACGAGGCCGACATCGACGCCCTCAACGGGGAGTCCGGCATCGGCCACGTCCGCTATCCCACCGCCGGCAGCGTCGACAAGTCCTGCGCACAGCCCTTCACCGTCTCGTTCAAGTCCGGGTCGCTCGCGCTCAGCCACAACGGCAACCTCGTCAACGCCGACGAGATCCGCGACGAGCTAGCCGGCCTGGGCCACGCGTTCACCTCCGACGGCGACACCGAGGTCATCGCGCACGACCTCGCGCGCAACCTGCTCGAGGCCGACCTCGTCCGCGCGGTCAAGCGGACCATGAGCCGCATCCACGGCTCGTACTCGCTGACCATCATGCACGACGAGACCGTCCTCGGCGTGCGCGACCCCGAGGGCAACCGCCCGCTCTGCATCGGCAAGCTCGAGGACGGTTACGTGCTCGCCTCCGAGTCCGCCGCCATCGACACGCTCGACGGCGAACTCGTCCGGGACGTGAAACCCGGCGAACTCGTCGTCCTCCACGAGGACGGGACAGGATTCGACTCCTACCAGCTCGTGAACCAGGAGAACACGGCCCACTGCTTCTTCGAACACGTCTACTTCGCCCGCCCCGACTCCGTCATCGACGACCACCTCGTCTACGAGGTACGACGCGAACTCGGCCGCAAGCTCTGGGAGGAGTCCGGCATCGAGACGGACGTGGTCATGCCCGTCCCCGACTCGGGGCGCGCGTTCGCCTCCGGCTACGCCGAGGCCGCCCAGGACGACGGCGCCGAGACCGACTTCGCCGAGGGCCTGATGAAGAACCGCTACGTCGGCCGGACGTTCATCATGCCGACCCAGGACGAGCGCGAGCGCGCGGTCCGCCTGAAGCTCAACCCCATCAAGTCCACCGTCGAGGGCAAGACCGTCACCATCATCGACGACTCCATCGTCCGCGGGACCACCTCGAACCAGCTCGTCTCCCTGCTCAAGGACTTCGGCGCCGAGGAGGTCCACATGCGCATCGGTGCCCCCGCCATCGTCGCGCCGTGTTACATGGGCATCGACATGGCCACCCGCGAGGAACTCATCGCGTCCGGCCAGTCCACCGACGACATCTGTGCGGAGATCGACGCGGACTCGCTGGCGTACCTCTCCATCGACGCGGTCGCCAGCGCGCTGGATAGTTCCCGAAGCGACCTCTGTCTCGGCTGTGTCACCGGCGAGTACCCCTACGACATCGAGGGCGAGACGACCGACCGCGACGTGGAGCGCCCCGTCATCGGCGGCGCGGACCTCGCGGCGGACGACTGA
- a CDS encoding DUF6789 family protein gives MGSTYTDVEDETIGEESVDEREREDELRAALASVAAGIVGTALMTLVLVVINAIYGPSLNVFATLAELAGGGSNVPLGFVLFFGAGAVAWPLLFVTLGAYLPGKTRPQQGMVFAAILWTGFVTAFATRYTGTDLLVFFAFSIVTHLVYGYLLGFVSARLTGHYERPELAV, from the coding sequence ATGGGAAGCACCTACACAGACGTCGAGGACGAGACCATCGGCGAGGAGTCCGTCGACGAGCGGGAACGCGAAGACGAGTTGCGTGCCGCGCTGGCGAGCGTCGCCGCCGGTATCGTCGGGACGGCGCTGATGACACTGGTACTGGTCGTGATCAACGCGATATACGGACCGAGCCTGAACGTCTTCGCCACCCTCGCCGAGCTGGCCGGTGGGGGCTCGAACGTTCCACTCGGGTTCGTCCTGTTCTTCGGCGCCGGCGCGGTCGCCTGGCCGCTGCTGTTCGTGACGCTCGGGGCGTACCTGCCCGGGAAGACCCGCCCGCAGCAGGGGATGGTGTTCGCGGCCATCCTCTGGACCGGGTTCGTCACGGCGTTCGCGACGCGGTACACCGGGACCGACCTCCTGGTGTTCTTCGCGTTCTCCATCGTGACCCACCTGGTGTACGGCTACCTGCTCGGGTTCGTCTCGGCCCGGCTGACGGGCCACTACGAGCGCCCCGAACTCGCGGTCTGA
- a CDS encoding 50S ribosomal protein L37e, whose product MTGAGTPSQGKKNTTTHVKCRRCGEKSYHSKKKVCSACGFGKSAKRREYAWQSKAGE is encoded by the coding sequence ATGACTGGCGCAGGAACACCCTCCCAGGGGAAGAAGAACACCACCACACACGTCAAGTGCCGACGCTGTGGTGAGAAGTCGTACCACTCGAAGAAGAAGGTCTGCTCGGCGTGCGGATTCGGCAAGTCCGCCAAGCGTCGCGAGTACGCCTGGCAGTCGAAGGCCGGCGAGTAG
- a CDS encoding zinc-dependent metalloprotease, producing MSLFRSVRAVAASSSGDGVIDWHAVAEAAKGATDPGSVTLTADEKAGYATDVRDARDRVRQVAGIDFDVPRTIEIQHRHHWIDANIGTFRRVLRPLEAQEGSMFPGVARTVNTGTMSFMLGFLARNVLGQYDPLLLAGEEVDADHALYFVHPNIVRVSDALDVDFPRFRRWIAFHEVTHAAEFGAAPWLSEYLESRMEEGLADLKHGHLDREAFREMNAAMTVVEGYAELLMDHAFDDEYEDLRRKVDARRKGGGPLTKLAKRLLGLGLKRQQYERGKDFFEYVAAERGIAAAGVVWDGPENLPTDEELDAPRKWLARVNP from the coding sequence GTGAGTCTCTTTCGTAGTGTTCGCGCGGTCGCCGCTTCCTCCAGTGGCGACGGCGTCATCGACTGGCACGCGGTCGCCGAGGCGGCGAAGGGCGCGACCGACCCCGGCTCGGTGACCCTCACCGCGGACGAGAAAGCCGGGTACGCGACGGACGTTCGCGACGCCCGGGACCGCGTTCGACAGGTCGCGGGCATCGACTTCGACGTCCCGCGGACCATCGAGATACAGCACCGTCATCACTGGATCGACGCGAACATCGGCACCTTCCGCCGGGTCCTCAGACCCCTCGAAGCACAGGAGGGGTCGATGTTCCCAGGCGTCGCCCGCACCGTCAACACCGGCACGATGTCGTTCATGCTCGGCTTCCTCGCCCGGAACGTCCTCGGGCAGTACGACCCCCTCCTGCTCGCCGGCGAGGAGGTCGACGCCGACCACGCGCTGTACTTCGTGCACCCGAACATCGTCCGCGTCTCAGACGCACTGGACGTGGACTTCCCTCGCTTCCGGCGCTGGATCGCCTTCCACGAGGTCACCCACGCCGCCGAGTTCGGGGCCGCCCCGTGGCTCTCGGAGTACCTCGAATCCCGCATGGAAGAGGGGCTCGCGGACCTCAAGCACGGCCACCTCGACCGCGAGGCCTTCCGCGAGATGAACGCGGCGATGACCGTCGTCGAGGGCTACGCCGAGTTGCTGATGGACCACGCGTTCGACGACGAGTACGAGGACCTCCGCCGGAAGGTCGACGCCCGCCGCAAGGGTGGTGGGCCGCTGACCAAGCTCGCCAAGCGCCTGCTCGGACTCGGCCTGAAGCGCCAGCAGTACGAGCGCGGCAAGGACTTCTTCGAGTACGTCGCGGCAGAGCGCGGTATCGCCGCCGCCGGCGTCGTCTGGGACGGGCCCGAGAACCTCCCGACCGACGAGGAACTCGACGCGCCCCGCAAGTGGCTGGCGCGCGTGAATCCCTGA